The Ziziphus jujuba cultivar Dongzao chromosome 3, ASM3175591v1 region TGAATGCCGGAGCCGGTGGCGGTGGTGCTCCTGTTGCTGCTGCTGCACCAGCAGCtggtggtggtggcggcggTGCTGCTGCTCCTCCACCTGAGGAGAAGAAGGTAATTAAGGAATTTTACAATCTAGAGCAAACATGTTTCTGCAGGCTGCAATACtttttaaggatttgaaaatCTAATTgacatgttcttttttttttttggttttgggtaTTTTACAGGAAGAGCCAAAGGAGGAAAGTGACGATGATATGGGATTCTCTTTGTTTGATTAGGAGCTCCTTTCAGTATGATGTTATCCTTTGTGTTTCTAATATTTCTCGAGAGTTGTTACCTTTATTGATGTATTaggcttttatcttttattgatTAGAATTGTATGCACTCGTTTCTGACAAATTCTTCGCAGATCATCTGCTTTTGAAGATTTTGTAATTGAGCATTTTGATACATACAAAGTTTCGAGACCAGTTTTGCTTCCTTCACTCTTGAATTTTGAAACGTGGTTTGATTTCGTTGTTCTTGTTGATATGAGTAATGGTTATTTGAATGCTGCACCACCCTGCATACATTTTGATTTTGTCATACTTGTTTAGGACCAATAGCATATTGTTTTAGGTATGCGATGTCtgaagcttttgtttttttttatttttatttttttgtttttgtttttgttattattattctttttaatctttttatatgttttttttttccttgttttaataaaatatgaagaaaTAAATAGTTTCTTAGTTGAATTTTTACCTGATTGTTATTTTTGAATGATGGTTAGTGGCCCCCAATTTTTTGAGATACCAAGTTCTAAAACAGAAGTGCTTGAATTGAAATGCCTGTTAAACACCAGTCTCCACTTAGCCAGTTTGTAGTAGCTTAGCTGCTTCATTGCAATTGCTAATGAAATTGAGTGTATAGCTGATCAGACAAGTTTCTTTCCATCAATCTGCACAAAGATGTTacaattttttcttctctttgttaTGCGATTCCTTTCAAAGCAATGCATTGCACTCAAAAAttcatttgaatttttgttCCAACATTGATCCGTAAACCAAGGAGGAAGAGTAACGTAAAAACTACCTTTCAACATACCTTCCAAGTTACGTTCTAcctcattttccttttctttagttcttaaattttgatttcaaaAACATCCGAGAAAGAAACAATTATGTTTTTAAGATCAAATCCAAACTGTCTAATGGATTAAGAAAAGGATTGTAACTTCCATTTATTCTAAAcatggagggaaaaaaaaatttccaaaagaatatataaggGGAGGAGAAATCATGTTCATGAAGTCCTGCTTATGATTCAAAAGATATTTCGTCTGCCTCGGTTAAAGTCTTTCAATCTTTTCTTCACCATGTCCATCGACTTTTTACGAGCAGTTTCGTTTATTCCTGTTGTAGAAGGCTTCGAAAGAGGCCATAAAGGGGAGTCCTTGAATTTGTCGCAGCCACCAACCACCTTCTTGCAATCTACAGTGCGAGCTATGTTATTTCTGCCTTATCATAGCCAGGGTTCATGAATTTTTCTCAGGCTGACTAATCTATGGAAGGTTCCTCTAAAACTTCATTCCCTATACGCTTCGCTCAACCTGGTAGTGTGAAACCTCTCGTCTGCAAAAGACTCTTTTAACATATTTGAACTTTGAACCTCTTGACATTGTCGCTAAGAACAGCCACCACTATAGAGTTCGACCCTGCTTCCAACCTTGTACAATGCATCCAAAGGCAGAGTTCGCTGTGATTCTATATAAATTTGTGTTCTTGTTTTGATTGGTTTATCCAAATAACACAATAAGTTGCCATAAATACATGAAGAATATGCTCTTGTAGGTCATCTCTTGTgggaataaattttcattttaattaattaatttatttttctaaatttgatgAGTCTATTGCCCTTTTGCAATAGTCCAAATGATAATCATCATTTGTGATAACCAGATTGGAATTAATTAGGGAGGGCTTAGTCATATTTGTTGTATGTATGTGAGTTCTCTCTCCtatattagagttttttttaatatcttgttTAGGAAgtgttgaaaagaaaaaaatttcaaaatttaatttgtctGGAAATTagttttgagaattaattttttttttttttggttacatttgattaaaaaaaaaataagaaggttaggacttgtaaataattaaatttaatatgtataataaattcaaagtaagtctaaatttttaaaatgatatttatatgaGTGATAACAATTTTCTCATATATTTTCCTACATAGATGGAAATTTAATTTCATGACACACACTTTTCTACTACAAAACAAACTttccaaacagaaaaaaatcatcttttttttttttttttccatgtaaattAAATTCACACAAAAATTAGGATAATGTAGCCTAAGAGAATTTCTCATCTATCTTGCGATAGCAAGATAGCAAAATAAATGACAATGACCATTTGTGATGATGACTACTGGAAGTAATTAGGAAGGTGCTTCATCAAATTTATCATATGTATACATGAGTTATCTCTCCTATATCAAAGATTCCTTGGGAACTTATTATTACATGAAAAATATGCTTTCGTAAGTCATCTCTTATAGGAATAACTTttcgttttaattaattaatttatttttctaaatgtGGCGAGTCTATAACCCTTGTGATAGTCCAAATCACAATAGCCCAAATGATAATGACCATTTGTGATGGCCCAATTGGAATTAATCAGAGAGGGGTTTAGTCAAATTTATTGTCTGTTTGCATGAGTCATCTCTCATATGTATATGTGCGTCATCTCTCTTATATCAGACAGAGAATTTTCATTTATCTTCGCTCTACTcattttcttatcatttttaagatatattatattatatatttttaagatatATTACAGTATCCGATtgtaataaagaaaattttaaaagtatgcagtataatatatcttcatttttatcatctttctttcatattatatttattaaaattataaaagaaaatacagttgccaaataaatttttgtatttaaatatattattactaAGAAGTGTCTCATACTAAATTTCTGAATCCGGTTGTGATAAAGAAGTATTACCCAATGCAAAGAATTGTAATTAAAGGAATAATAATCTTTTATAATGCGAAATATAACTAAAGATAAATTCATGTTGATCATATATGCCCATTAATTCCTTCACTAATTCTCTATAAATTCATGTTGATTATATATGCCCATTAATTCCTTCACCAATTCTCTATGTTAgtgcacaaaaataaaaataaagacaaatacGAAAAAACATTTCAAAGAAATCTTATCATCACTCTTTAAATTAatcaatcttttttgttttatatttacaaaGTTTTCCAATATCATCAATCACGTATAAATTGTAtgataacaacaaataaaaaagaaaaaaaaatcatttttgatctctttctttgtttgtatttttgggtttttgtggTTTTCCATTCTCTTTACATATCCATTTATAGACCCTTTCAAAAATGTCGAGAAGGATAAGCACACCAAACTGGAACCCCAGTCACAAACCCACCACCAAAACCAGTCTCTCCAACCGGAACTCCGATCGTCTCTGATGCAGCCGCAGCCACCGAACAAGACGAAGAACAACCATATTCTCCACCACCATGCACCTTCATTCTCACGGAAATGTTGATTATCCCATTCTTCTCACCTCTGCGATCCCTCAACCTATAGCTCAGGAAATGCAAGTAACTCTCCGGCACGTAACCACCGACGAAATCCGATACGGGAACCATCGCAGTCCCGACAACTTTGCTCCCGGACGAAGTCTTGCAGTGAACCTCCAATGTCAAAGCTCTTGCATGAGCCGGCAAGTCAAGTACGAGCTTCTCCTTCCATATCGGGAAGCTACTGCCTTCTTTATCGGTTTCGGTGCTCCGGAAGTCTCCGTTTTCTGTTCGGACAACAACGAAGGAGTTTTTCTTGATGGGTTTTCTGTCCATGCGTAGGTCTTCGCCGGACAACACCGTGACTTCGATTGTTCGAGATGTGGAAGCCGCCATAGGtttgaagaaaacaaattaagctTTGTATATTGATCGAGAATATACTTGttgagaaaagaaaatgatgcGTGTTGTTTGGTATCAGGGAAAATGTTCAAGGTTTGGAGAGAAAATTGGGTGGCCGGAGCGTTTATAACAAGGTTGTTTTGAGGAAGTTTgaaagaaggaagaaagaaagagagacgTCATTTCTGCTTGTGTAATAACTTTGATTCAAATTGTTGACCAAACAcggtataaaattaataataataataataaaaataaaaataaaataaaagaggaaaaGTAGAGAAATCACGTGGAACTTGACCTTTAGTATTGAGATTTTAATTGGAGTACTCGGCCTCGGTGACAGTTGTTGAGAGCGACAGGAATTAAGTGTATTCTGTGGCAAGAACGTGGAAACTCAATCGtgggttttgaatttttcaatttttacatcTGGAATTGGAAATTGCCAACTTTTAAGTCTTTTAGAATTGCGGTCTTCTTAAATTAATTCCAGTTTTGTGATTAGAAATTTCTTATCGGAAACGTTCGAAATTTAGTTTCTAATTTCCCTGAAAACTTCCACCACTAATTTaatgtgttttatttgtttatatactataaaatattactacttgaaattaattttatgtctGAACAGTTGATCTATTTCTCTAATTTATGTTAGGAGACATATACCTATATTAATACAGGTACAGGTTGTTGgatatttagaaataaaaaaattaacaggaTAAGTTACAGCCTTActacttgttcttctttttttttttttttttgggggtttaaAACTTGGAATATTGAACCAAAAAGCATGGCCACAAAAGGCTTTAAAAGGTACACTCTCCTACATCACATCTTCAATATAGTCTTAATACTTGTTATGTCAAGTCTTCCAATGATCAAGAATTTTCTAGGATATTGAATCTGTATTTTTGCAGCAAATATGACAATATATCTCTCTCAAAGAAGACCTACATTtcgatagaaaaaaaaaaaaaaatatatatatatatatatatatatgaactgtATCTATTGACTTGACTTAATATTCAGGTGAATACTTTAGTTAACTgtaattaaaaactatttttttcttcattttaaccaaaataaaattttaatttttgatcgtctatatatatatatatatcatattatatatatatatatagtcattctATTATCAGGACCGTTTGCATATGAACTAGAAAAAAACCGatgctattttaaaaaaaaaatcttaaaaaatgtcGATTTTTCTCTTACACATACAAGAAAAACCAACActtttcaagatttttttttaaaaaaaaatagcataagGTTTGTCCTTAGTCAGCATGCATCCTGATTATAAAATcgtcctatatatatacatcatacTTTAAAATTCTATGAAGAGGCTAAGGCTAAAAGCCCGAAATTCTATATTAGGTTGTAataaaaaactctttttttttttttttggttcttaaaACAAAATAGAGCAAAGttgtgataaataaataattttactaaataaatttttttaaaaattattggatttgctaatgtataaaataataataatattattattatattttaaaatttgctaatgtataaaataataatattttaaaaaaatatattttaaaatttattaaatatataaattaataattaattaaacttgtaaaaataaattatatatataaacatttatcatacataataagaaaattttacttcataatttttatttattttcaaaacatgcatttaaaatttttttactttttccaatATGcacaagaaaaggaaataagatttaaataagaattgttcatttaattttttatttattaattaaatggtaATCAATTCTGTGATTGTAGATTTGATCaaacattttctttattaatctatattatatagttagtaaaactatttctataaattttttaaaataaataaatattcacttactaataaattaataaattattttgataaatcaatAACTcttataaatgaataattttgggtaattccatatatatttatttataaagattttactctctttttttcaccatatatatatatatatatatgaaactctAAAATTCTATGAAGAGGCTAGAAATCCCAAAATTTTGGCTCTAAGATTTTTTTCCAAACCAATCATAAATTGACGCCTTGATATGTGATTAGAATctgaaaatttgtaatttatcaAAACTCTAGAGCAAAATCAGTCTTCCATTACATGATGTTTGGGTAATAATAAAGTTAgtagtaatttaaaattttctgaaaaagtaaaatttcttttgtttgg contains the following coding sequences:
- the LOC125423480 gene encoding BON1-associated protein 2 gives rise to the protein MAASTSRTIEVTVLSGEDLRMDRKPIKKNSFVVVRTENGDFRSTETDKEGSSFPIWKEKLVLDLPAHARALTLEVHCKTSSGSKVVGTAMVPVSDFVGGYVPESYLHFLSYRLRDRRGEKNGIINISVRMKVHGGGEYGCSSSCSVAAAASETIGVPVGETGFGGGFVTGVPVWCAYPSRHF